One genomic window of Daphnia pulex isolate KAP4 chromosome 12, ASM2113471v1 includes the following:
- the LOC124208444 gene encoding calphotin-like isoform X5, with product MRFAIAVLLATVLVVLDAAPYNKRQYYPSQSGYYPSSAYYGGAAGYSADDYYSPYGSASGGYSGSPYYSGYNRRQPVNSYRPTGYRYPGSFGYQSAAFPGVFGFPRWNPFTRFGSAQPKPNPQGVIAVVAPNAGQDLKDHEPVVLVLDHDDDLQQHQEEEFDLTKLVGNFVPATTNDEQVKEPEQQPELQEPASQDGFYGAEAQAQFESAQETEQDFVQPELSPLVVPEGFVHDEKPKPMAAVQEVVQEAEIQPVAVVADLAAEPAKIEEPVKVEEPVQVVEVVQEDVQEVVEPVQVAVTAFQVGETAAEPVPVAEPVPVAEPVPVESDIVQVPVVSLGADQPEAVVEFVPVDPVSDAKVEESAAAVEPVAEPEPVAAVVADEQVVEMVPVVAPVVQEEQVPVVEDVVQVDPLPVVAVEEQKPQEDVVPAVEAEKEAVQEAVPVVVKDEAKPSQLVVPVVAPVVAPVVQEELPLVAAEEKPAEDVVPVVETEKVAVQEVVPVVVEDEAQQQVVELVVPVVAPVVQEEQVPVVEDAVQVDPLPVVAVEEQKPQEDVVPVVETEKEAVQEVVPVAVEDEAQQQVVEMVPVVAEVVHEEQQVPHVEHVVQVDPLPVEAEQKPLEDVVPVAEPVPAVVADEEQKPQEAAVETVQEVAQEVVVVADEVQKPQEVAAEVPVVAADEAQKPQEVAVEAVQEIAQEVVPAVAADEEQQKPAGQQEIWIEVSPPVQLQPESDFVQVNAGPDTPIQQKPEVWIQSDVPAPSKVINQQETVLAVPDAAATAAVQATLLDNSKETDSKEDNSTEKPEPPVTDSAEDNSSEKVRVELVQSAQPVQMPQADSQIKVPVEQPLIYREEIVVSSGSLAVGHQQDGQVSLKPDAVIAIPDRVTATEVEEPAQVEAVETEKVQQPIADDLKIEQSAVVAEQEQEKVAEPAVVEQEKVAEPAVAAEEEKVAEPVVATEEDKVAEPAVVEQEKVAEPVVAAADETKKGTDCKVEYILVSDASPEALAAAAEEKRQQQSESSAVVVTSADSADEPKPASARFESRVNSRTKSKFGLRSLGRRIIKF from the exons ATGCGTTTCGCT ATTGCCGTGCTGTTGGCCACTGTCCTGGTGGTCCTGGACGCCGCCCCTTACAACAAACGTCAATATTACCCGTCCCAGTCTGGCTACTACCCCTCGTCCGCCTACTACGGAGGAGCGGCCGGTTACTCGGCTGATGACTACTACAGCCCTTACGGATCGGCTTCCGGCGGCTACTCCGGCAGCCCTTACTATTCCGGCTACAACAGGCGCCAACCCGTCAACAGTTACCGCCCGACCGGCTACCGCTACCCGGGGTCATTCGGTTACCAATCGGCCGCCTTCCCCGGAGTCTTTGGATTTCCCAGGTGGAATCCGTTCACCCGTTTCGGATCAGCTCAACCG AAGCCAAATCCTCAGGGCGTTATCGCCGTCGTGGCGCCCAACGCCGGTCAAGATTTGAAGGATCATGAACCTGTCGTCCTTGTCCTGGACCACGATGACGATCTGCAACAGCACCAGGAAGAGGAATTCGATCTGACCAAGTTGGTCGGCAACTTCGTGCCCGCCACTACCAACGACGAGCAGGTCAAGGAACCCGAGCAACAGCCCGAACTCCAGGAACCGGCCAGTCAAGACGGATTCTACGGAGCCGAGGCCCAGGCCCAGTTCGAATCTGCCCAGGAGACCGAGCAGGATTTCGTCCAGCCAGAGCTCAGCCCCTTGGTGGTCCCCGAAGGATTCGTCCACGATGAGAAGCCAAAGCCCATGGCCGCCGTCCAGGAAGTTGTCCAGGAAGCCGAAATCCAGCCCGTCGCTGTCGTCGCCGACCTGGCCGCCGAACCCGCCAAAATTGAGGAGCCCGTCAAAGTTGAAGAACCGGTCCAGGTTGTTGAAGTCGTCCAAGAGGACGTCCAGGAAGTCGTCGAGCCCGTCCAGGTTGCCGTAACTGCTTTCCAGGTTGGAGAAACCGCTGCTGAACCAGTTCCAGTTGCCGAACCAGTTCCGGTCGCTGAACCCGTTCCGGTCGAGTCCGACATCGTCCAGGTTCCAGTTGTTTCTCTCGGAGCCGATCAGCCCGAGGCTGTTGTAGAATTCGTGCCCGTCGATCCAGTTTCCGATGCCAAGGTCGAGGAATCCGCCGCGGCCGTCGAGCCCGTCGCTGAGCCCGAACCGGTCGCTGCTGTCGTCGCTGATGAACAAGTCGTCGAGATGGTTCCAGTCGTCGCTCCAGTTGTCCAGGAAGAACAGGTCCCAGTTGTCGAAGATGTCGTCCAGGTCGATCCCCTGCCCGTCGTTGCAGTTGAAGAGCAGAAACCCCAGGAAGATGTTGTCCCAGCCGTCGAGGCCGAAAAAGAAGCCGTCCAGGAAGCTGTTCCAGTCGTTGTTAAAGATGAGGCCAAGCCGTCCCAGTTGGTGGTTCCAGTCGTCGCTCCAGTCGTCGCTCCAGTCGTCCAGGAAGAACTTCCACTCGTTGCTGCTGAGGAGAAACCTGCCGAAGATGTTGTTCCAGTTGTCGAGACTGAAAAGGTAGCCGTCCAGGAAGTTGTTCCAGTCGTTGTTGAAGATGAGGCCCAGCAGCAAGTCGTCGAGTTGGTGGTTCCAGTCGTCGCTCCAGTTGTCCAGGAAGAACAGGTTCCAGTTGTCGAAGATGCTGTCCAGGTCGATCCTCTGCCCGTCGTTGCAGTTGAAGAGCAGAAACCCCAGGAAGATGTTGTTCCAGTCgtagaaactgaaaaagaagcCGTCCAGGAAGTTGTTCCAGTCGCTGTTGAAGATGAGGCCCAGCAGCAAGTCGTCGAGATGGTCCCAGTCGTCGCCGAGGTCGTCCATGAAGAACAACAGGTCCCCCATGTCGAACATGTCGTCCAGGTCGACCCACTTCCAGTTGAAGCCGAACAGAAACCCCTGGAAGATGTTGTTCCAGTTGCCGAGCCTGTCCCAGCCGTCGTTGCCGATGAGGAACAGAAACCCCAAGAAGCTGCCGTCGAAACTGTCCAGGAAGTCGCCCAGGAAGTTGTCGTCGTTGCCGATGAGGTCCAGAAACCCCAAGAAGTCGCCGCCGAGGTCccagttgttgctgctgacgAGGCCCAGAAGCCCCAAGAAGTCGCCGTTGAGGCCGTCCAGGAAATCGCCCAGGAAGTTGTTCCAGCCGTCGCTGCCGATGAAGAGCAACAGAAACCAGCCGGACAACAAGAGATCTGGATTGAAGTCTCCCCGCCCGTCCAGCTCCAACCGGAAAGCGACTTTGTCCAGGTGAACGCTGGCCCAGACACTCCCATCCAGCAGAAACCGGAAGTCTGGATCCAATCCGACGTCCCGGCTCCCAGCAAAGTCATCAACCAGCAAGAAACCGTTCTGGCCGTCCCAGACGCTgctgccaccgccgccgtccAGGCAACTCTCCTGGACAACTCCAAGGAAACCGATTCCAAGGAGGACAACTCGACCGAAAAGCCCGAGCCGCCCGTCACCGACTCTGCCGAGGACAACTCGAGCGAGAAGGTCCGCGTCGAGCTGGTCCAGTCGGCTCAGCCCGTCCAGATGCCCCAGGCTGATTCTCAGATCAAAGTTCCAGTTGAGCAGCCGTTGATCTACCGCGAAGAGATTGTCGTCTCGTCTGGCAGCTTGGCCGTCGGTCACCAACAAGACGGACAGGTTTCCTTGAAGCCGGACGCCGTCATCGCCATCCCCGACCGCGTCACGGCCACTGAAGTCGAGGAACCCGCTCAAGTCGAGGCCGTCGAAACCGAGAAAGTCCAACAGCCCATCGCCGACGATTTGAAAATCGAACAGTCGGCCGTTGTTGCCGAACAGGAACAGGAAAAGGTTGCCGAACCCGCCGTCGTCGAGCAGGAGAAAGTTGCTGAACCCGCCGTTGCtgctgaagaagagaaagttgCCGAACCCGTCGTCGCCACCGAAGAGGATAAGGTTGCTGAACCCGCTGTCGTAGAGCAGGAGAAG GTTGCTGAACCCGTCGTAGCAGCAGCCGATGAGACCAAGAAGGGCACCGACTGCAAAGTCGAGTACATCCTGGTCAGCGACGCCTCGCCGGAAGcgctggccgccgccgccgaagAGAAGCGCCAACAACAATCAGAGTCCTCCGCCGTTGTTGTCACATCCGCCGATTCCGCCGACGAGCCGAAACCAGCCTCGGCCCGTTTCGAGTCGCGAGTCAACAGCCGCACAAAGTCCAAATTCGGTTTGAGATCCCTCGGTCGCCGGatcatcaaattttaa
- the LOC124208444 gene encoding calphotin-like isoform X4 produces the protein MRFAIAVLLATVLVVLDAAPYNKRQYYPSQSGYYPSSAYYGGAAGYSADDYYSPYGSASGGYSGSPYYSGYNRRQPVNSYRPTGYRYPGSFGYQSAAFPGVFGFPRWNPFTRFGSAQPKPNPQGVIAVVAPNAGQDLKDHEPVVLVLDHDDDLQQHQEEEFDLTKLVGNFVPATTNDEQVKEPEQQPELQEPASQDGFYGAEAQAQFESAQETEQDFVQPELSPLVVPEGFVHDEKPKPMAAVQEVVQEAEIQPVAVVADLAAEPAKIEEPVKVEEPVQVVEVVQEDVQEVVEPVQVAVTAFQVGETAAEPVPVAEPVPVAEPVPVESDIVQVPVVSLGADQPEAVVEFVPVDPVSDAKVEESAAAVEPVAEPEPVAAVVADEQVVEMVPVVAPVVQEEQVPVVEDVVQVDPLPVVAVEEQKPQEDVVPVVETEKVAVQEVVPVVVEDEAQQQVVELVVPVVAPVVQEEQVPVVEDAVQVDPLPVVAVEEQKPQEDVVPVVETEKEAVQEVVPVAVEDEAQQQVVEMVPVVAEVVHEEQQVPHVEHVVQVDPLPVEAEQKPLEDVVPVAEPVPAVVADEEQKPQEAAVETVQEVAQEVVVVADEVQKPQEVAAEVPVVAADEAQKPQEVAVEAVQEIAQEVVPAVAADEEQQKPAGQQEIWIEVSPPVQLQPESDFVQVNAGPDTPIQQKPEVWIQSDVPAPSKVINQQETVLAVPDAAATAAVQATLLDNSKETDSKEDNSTEKPEPPVTDSAEDNSSEKVRVELVQSAQPVQMPQADSQIKVPVEQPLIYREEIVVSSGSLAVGHQQDGQVSLKPDAVIAIPDRVTATEVEEPAQVEAVETEKVQQPIADDLKIEQSAVVAEQEQEKVAEPAVVEQEKVAEPAVAAEEEKVAEPVVATEEDKVAEPAVVEQEKVAEPVVVEQEKVAEPVVATEEEKVAEPAVVEQEKVAEPVVAEQEKVAEPVVAAEDEKVAEPVDAAEQEKVAEPVVAAADETKKGTDCKVEYILVSDASPEALAAAAEEKRQQQSESSAVVVTSADSADEPKPASARFESRVNSRTKSKFGLRSLGRRIIKF, from the exons ATGCGTTTCGCT ATTGCCGTGCTGTTGGCCACTGTCCTGGTGGTCCTGGACGCCGCCCCTTACAACAAACGTCAATATTACCCGTCCCAGTCTGGCTACTACCCCTCGTCCGCCTACTACGGAGGAGCGGCCGGTTACTCGGCTGATGACTACTACAGCCCTTACGGATCGGCTTCCGGCGGCTACTCCGGCAGCCCTTACTATTCCGGCTACAACAGGCGCCAACCCGTCAACAGTTACCGCCCGACCGGCTACCGCTACCCGGGGTCATTCGGTTACCAATCGGCCGCCTTCCCCGGAGTCTTTGGATTTCCCAGGTGGAATCCGTTCACCCGTTTCGGATCAGCTCAACCG AAGCCAAATCCTCAGGGCGTTATCGCCGTCGTGGCGCCCAACGCCGGTCAAGATTTGAAGGATCATGAACCTGTCGTCCTTGTCCTGGACCACGATGACGATCTGCAACAGCACCAGGAAGAGGAATTCGATCTGACCAAGTTGGTCGGCAACTTCGTGCCCGCCACTACCAACGACGAGCAGGTCAAGGAACCCGAGCAACAGCCCGAACTCCAGGAACCGGCCAGTCAAGACGGATTCTACGGAGCCGAGGCCCAGGCCCAGTTCGAATCTGCCCAGGAGACCGAGCAGGATTTCGTCCAGCCAGAGCTCAGCCCCTTGGTGGTCCCCGAAGGATTCGTCCACGATGAGAAGCCAAAGCCCATGGCCGCCGTCCAGGAAGTTGTCCAGGAAGCCGAAATCCAGCCCGTCGCTGTCGTCGCCGACCTGGCCGCCGAACCCGCCAAAATTGAGGAGCCCGTCAAAGTTGAAGAACCGGTCCAGGTTGTTGAAGTCGTCCAAGAGGACGTCCAGGAAGTCGTCGAGCCCGTCCAGGTTGCCGTAACTGCTTTCCAGGTTGGAGAAACCGCTGCTGAACCAGTTCCAGTTGCCGAACCAGTTCCGGTCGCTGAACCCGTTCCGGTCGAGTCCGACATCGTCCAGGTTCCAGTTGTTTCTCTCGGAGCCGATCAGCCCGAGGCTGTTGTAGAATTCGTGCCCGTCGATCCAGTTTCCGATGCCAAGGTCGAGGAATCCGCCGCGGCCGTCGAGCCCGTCGCTGAGCCCGAACCGGTCGCTGCTGTCGTCGCTGATGAACAAGTCGTCGAGATGGTTCCAGTCGTCGCTCCAGTTGTCCAGGAAGAACAGGTCCCAGTTGTCGAAGATGTCGTCCAGGTCGATCCCCTGCCCGTCGTTGCAGTTGAAGAGCAGAAACCCCAGGAAGATGTTGTC CCAGTTGTCGAGACTGAAAAGGTAGCCGTCCAGGAAGTTGTTCCAGTCGTTGTTGAAGATGAGGCCCAGCAGCAAGTCGTCGAGTTGGTGGTTCCAGTCGTCGCTCCAGTTGTCCAGGAAGAACAGGTTCCAGTTGTCGAAGATGCTGTCCAGGTCGATCCTCTGCCCGTCGTTGCAGTTGAAGAGCAGAAACCCCAGGAAGATGTTGTTCCAGTCgtagaaactgaaaaagaagcCGTCCAGGAAGTTGTTCCAGTCGCTGTTGAAGATGAGGCCCAGCAGCAAGTCGTCGAGATGGTCCCAGTCGTCGCCGAGGTCGTCCATGAAGAACAACAGGTCCCCCATGTCGAACATGTCGTCCAGGTCGACCCACTTCCAGTTGAAGCCGAACAGAAACCCCTGGAAGATGTTGTTCCAGTTGCCGAGCCTGTCCCAGCCGTCGTTGCCGATGAGGAACAGAAACCCCAAGAAGCTGCCGTCGAAACTGTCCAGGAAGTCGCCCAGGAAGTTGTCGTCGTTGCCGATGAGGTCCAGAAACCCCAAGAAGTCGCCGCCGAGGTCccagttgttgctgctgacgAGGCCCAGAAGCCCCAAGAAGTCGCCGTTGAGGCCGTCCAGGAAATCGCCCAGGAAGTTGTTCCAGCCGTCGCTGCCGATGAAGAGCAACAGAAACCAGCCGGACAACAAGAGATCTGGATTGAAGTCTCCCCGCCCGTCCAGCTCCAACCGGAAAGCGACTTTGTCCAGGTGAACGCTGGCCCAGACACTCCCATCCAGCAGAAACCGGAAGTCTGGATCCAATCCGACGTCCCGGCTCCCAGCAAAGTCATCAACCAGCAAGAAACCGTTCTGGCCGTCCCAGACGCTgctgccaccgccgccgtccAGGCAACTCTCCTGGACAACTCCAAGGAAACCGATTCCAAGGAGGACAACTCGACCGAAAAGCCCGAGCCGCCCGTCACCGACTCTGCCGAGGACAACTCGAGCGAGAAGGTCCGCGTCGAGCTGGTCCAGTCGGCTCAGCCCGTCCAGATGCCCCAGGCTGATTCTCAGATCAAAGTTCCAGTTGAGCAGCCGTTGATCTACCGCGAAGAGATTGTCGTCTCGTCTGGCAGCTTGGCCGTCGGTCACCAACAAGACGGACAGGTTTCCTTGAAGCCGGACGCCGTCATCGCCATCCCCGACCGCGTCACGGCCACTGAAGTCGAGGAACCCGCTCAAGTCGAGGCCGTCGAAACCGAGAAAGTCCAACAGCCCATCGCCGACGATTTGAAAATCGAACAGTCGGCCGTTGTTGCCGAACAGGAACAGGAAAAGGTTGCCGAACCCGCCGTCGTCGAGCAGGAGAAAGTTGCTGAACCCGCCGTTGCtgctgaagaagagaaagttgCCGAACCCGTCGTCGCCACCGAAGAGGATAAGGTTGCTGAACCCGCTGTCGTAGAGCAGGAGAAGGTTGCCGAACCCGTCGTCGTAGAACAGGAGAAGGTTGCTGAACCCGTCGTCGCCACAGAGGAGGAGAAAGTTGCTGAACCCGCCGTCGTCGAACAGGAGAAAGTTGCTGAACCCGTTGTTGCTGAGCAGGAGAAGGTTGCCGAACCCGTCGTTGCTGCTGAGGACGAGAAAGTTGCCGAACCCGTCGACGCCGCCGAACAGGAGAAGGTTGCTGAACCCGTCGTAGCAGCAGCCGATGAGACCAAGAAGGGCACCGACTGCAAAGTCGAGTACATCCTGGTCAGCGACGCCTCGCCGGAAGcgctggccgccgccgccgaagAGAAGCGCCAACAACAATCAGAGTCCTCCGCCGTTGTTGTCACATCCGCCGATTCCGCCGACGAGCCGAAACCAGCCTCGGCCCGTTTCGAGTCGCGAGTCAACAGCCGCACAAAGTCCAAATTCGGTTTGAGATCCCTCGGTCGCCGGatcatcaaattttaa